A region of Sphingomonas sp. DNA encodes the following proteins:
- a CDS encoding dihydrodipicolinate synthase family protein, with the protein MAARKIWTGVYPAATTQFTADDKVDIPATQRVLTALVDDGVDGLIVLGTCGENNSLRPEEKSDVLKAAVEAVGGRVPLVTGVSELCTARAIDYAREAEAIGMDALMVLPAMVYVPTEAELAAHFRAVAGATTLPVMLYNNPPAYRISIGLDALARLADVPNIVAIKESAPDSRRFTDIINRFGDRFAVMAGLDDVALEGLMLGASGWVSGLTSAFPRESVALVEAAERGDWTEARRIYRWFMPLLHLDADHDLVQSIKLAEQIMGRGSERVRMPRQPLAGARRAEVIAMVEEAARTRPVGDRLAA; encoded by the coding sequence TTGGCCGCCCGCAAGATATGGACCGGCGTCTATCCGGCCGCGACCACCCAGTTCACCGCAGACGACAAGGTGGACATCCCCGCCACCCAGCGCGTGCTGACCGCATTGGTCGACGACGGCGTGGACGGCCTGATCGTGCTCGGCACCTGCGGCGAGAACAATTCGCTGCGGCCCGAGGAAAAAAGCGACGTCCTGAAGGCGGCGGTCGAGGCCGTGGGCGGCCGGGTGCCGCTGGTGACGGGCGTGTCGGAGCTCTGCACCGCCCGCGCCATTGATTATGCCCGCGAGGCCGAGGCGATCGGCATGGACGCGCTGATGGTGCTCCCCGCCATGGTCTATGTGCCGACCGAGGCCGAACTCGCCGCCCATTTCCGCGCGGTGGCCGGGGCGACGACGCTGCCGGTCATGCTCTACAACAATCCCCCCGCTTATCGCATCTCGATCGGGCTCGACGCGCTGGCGCGGCTGGCGGACGTGCCGAACATCGTCGCGATCAAGGAAAGCGCGCCGGATTCGCGCCGCTTCACCGACATCATCAACCGCTTCGGCGACCGCTTCGCGGTGATGGCCGGGCTGGACGACGTGGCGCTGGAAGGGCTGATGCTCGGCGCGTCGGGCTGGGTCTCCGGCCTCACCAGCGCCTTCCCGCGCGAATCGGTCGCTTTGGTCGAAGCGGCGGAGCGCGGCGACTGGACCGAAGCGCGGCGCATCTACCGCTGGTTCATGCCCCTGCTCCATCTCGACGCGGATCACGACCTCGTCCAGTCGATCAAGCTCGCCGAGCAGATCATGGGCCGGGGCTCGGAGCGCGTGCGGATGCCACGCCAGCCGCTCGCCGGCGCGCGCCGCGCCGAGGTGATCGCGATGGTCGAGGAGGCCGCGCGCACCCGCCCGGTCGGCGATCGCCTCGCGGCCTAG
- a CDS encoding FAD-binding oxidoreductase — MTTAIVIGGGVIGSACALNLQARGIATRLIDPDPDWRGASIGNAGHIAVNEVEPLASRATLRNLPNMLFARGGPAGLPLRDIGAWLPFGLRLVAASQPWRFTAGKAALAALAGGALPAWRRLAAEIGAPELLREKGHFVVWESAATAAAGRAALAAADHGPTRWRDADAEEQALLGSLARPPAGAVRFEGTAQIVDLPMLAAALRDRFVALGGVRMRGRALLDGNVVRLETGERLDADAILVAAGPASGEVLRPAGHRVPIIAERGYHIQATAPDWPADMPSILFADRSMFVTGFRSGLRATSFVEFARAASPPDPRKWARLRSHVAALGLPFSEPVAEWMGSRPTLPDYLPAIGRSRRAPNLFYAFGHNHLGVTLAAITGELAGALIGGGAPALDLASFDLDRFA; from the coding sequence ATGACAACAGCGATCGTGATCGGCGGCGGGGTGATCGGTTCGGCCTGTGCGCTGAACCTGCAGGCGCGCGGCATCGCGACACGGCTGATCGATCCCGATCCGGACTGGCGCGGCGCCTCGATCGGCAATGCCGGGCATATCGCGGTGAACGAGGTCGAGCCGCTCGCCTCGCGGGCGACCCTGCGCAACCTGCCCAACATGCTGTTCGCGCGCGGCGGCCCGGCGGGCCTGCCGCTGCGCGACATCGGCGCCTGGCTGCCCTTCGGGCTCCGGCTGGTGGCGGCCAGCCAGCCATGGCGTTTCACGGCGGGGAAGGCCGCGCTGGCGGCATTGGCCGGCGGCGCGCTGCCGGCCTGGCGGCGGTTGGCGGCGGAGATCGGCGCGCCGGAGCTGTTGCGCGAGAAGGGGCATTTCGTCGTCTGGGAATCCGCAGCGACGGCGGCCGCGGGACGCGCTGCGCTCGCCGCCGCCGATCATGGTCCGACGCGCTGGCGCGATGCCGATGCGGAGGAGCAGGCCTTGCTCGGATCGCTGGCACGACCGCCCGCCGGCGCGGTGCGGTTCGAGGGCACGGCGCAGATCGTGGACCTGCCGATGCTGGCGGCGGCGCTGCGCGACCGGTTCGTGGCCTTGGGCGGCGTCAGGATGCGGGGCAGGGCGCTGCTCGACGGCAATGTCGTCCGGCTGGAGACCGGCGAGCGGCTCGATGCCGACGCGATCCTCGTCGCCGCCGGCCCGGCCTCCGGCGAAGTGCTTCGTCCCGCAGGCCATCGCGTGCCGATCATCGCCGAGCGCGGCTATCACATCCAGGCGACCGCGCCGGACTGGCCGGCCGACATGCCCTCGATCCTGTTCGCGGACCGGTCGATGTTCGTCACCGGCTTCCGCTCCGGCCTGCGCGCGACCAGTTTCGTCGAATTCGCCCGCGCCGCATCGCCGCCCGACCCGCGCAAATGGGCGCGGCTCAGATCGCATGTCGCGGCGCTGGGCTTGCCATTCTCCGAGCCAGTTGCCGAATGGATGGGATCGCGCCCGACCCTGCCGGACTATCTCCCCGCCATCGGCCGCAGCCGCCGCGCGCCGAACCTGTTCTACGCCTTCGGCCACAATCATCTGGGCGTCACGCTCGCCGCGATCACCGGCGAGCTGGCTGGCGCGCTGATCGGCGGGGGCGCGCCGGCGCTCGATCTCGCGTCCTTCGATCTCGATCGCTTCGCCTGA